Proteins from a single region of Desulfovibrio sp. JC022:
- a CDS encoding STAS domain-containing protein, which yields MSGADFAVSILGQVPTPVMAVNNDYELIYLNETGLKLLGKGWEEVKGQKCYDLFNSAHCKSDECRVKQAIAKQTTCTARNEVRIGQRTIPIEYTAAPLRDDEGNIIGGLEYIVDITRQVRDERKLQEQSKTILEISTPAISLWEGIIVLPLVGVVDSFRAQQMMQAMLSKIKETASKIIILDIQGVAAVDTAVANHLIKITKATKLMGCKCLISGISPAVAETIVQLGIDLGDIETSSTLKDALADAFEQLHFDVSTAK from the coding sequence ATGTCTGGAGCAGATTTTGCGGTTTCTATTTTGGGGCAGGTGCCGACTCCGGTTATGGCTGTTAATAATGATTATGAGTTGATTTACCTAAATGAAACCGGCCTGAAGCTTTTGGGGAAAGGTTGGGAAGAGGTCAAAGGTCAGAAGTGTTATGACCTTTTCAATTCGGCTCATTGCAAATCCGATGAATGCCGGGTGAAGCAGGCAATTGCAAAACAAACGACCTGCACCGCGCGTAACGAGGTGCGCATAGGCCAGCGCACCATCCCTATTGAATATACAGCTGCTCCTTTGCGTGATGATGAAGGTAACATTATCGGCGGTCTGGAATATATCGTTGATATTACCCGTCAGGTCCGGGATGAGCGTAAGTTGCAGGAGCAGAGTAAGACCATCCTTGAGATTTCTACCCCAGCCATCAGCCTCTGGGAGGGGATTATCGTTTTGCCGCTGGTAGGTGTTGTGGATTCCTTCCGCGCTCAGCAGATGATGCAGGCCATGCTTTCCAAGATCAAAGAAACAGCTTCCAAAATTATCATTCTTGATATTCAAGGCGTTGCCGCAGTTGATACCGCAGTAGCCAACCATCTGATCAAGATTACCAAGGCCACCAAACTTATGGGCTGTAAATGCCTTATATCCGGTATTTCTCCGGCTGTTGCCGAAACTATTGTTCAGCTTGGTATTGACCTCGGTGATATTGAGACAAGCTCAACACTTAAAGATGCTTTGGCTGATGCTTTTGAACAGCTTCATTTTGATGTCAGCACAGCAAAGTAG
- a CDS encoding anti-sigma regulatory factor, whose amino-acid sequence MSRLVLEQEEVELTDISDNVLALSAARHMAERIGFTEVEQSLIATAVSELSTNAVRYGGGGVLILRHISNCKGEGIEVEAVDSGPGIADIDQALTDSYSTAQSLGLGLPGVRRIMDEFVIESSEECGTRCVARKWR is encoded by the coding sequence ATGAGCAGGCTTGTTCTTGAACAGGAAGAGGTAGAACTTACCGATATATCGGACAATGTCCTTGCCCTCAGCGCGGCCCGCCATATGGCTGAGAGAATCGGTTTTACCGAGGTAGAGCAGAGCCTTATAGCCACCGCGGTTTCTGAATTATCCACCAATGCGGTTCGTTATGGCGGTGGCGGAGTCTTGATTCTCCGGCATATCAGCAATTGTAAGGGAGAAGGGATTGAAGTGGAGGCTGTTGATTCCGGCCCCGGCATTGCGGATATTGATCAGGCTTTGACCGACAGCTACAGCACAGCACAAAGTCTTGGACTGGGGTTGCCGGGGGTAAGGCGGATTATGGATGAGTTTGTGATTGAATCTTCGGAAGAATGCGGAACACGATGTGTGGCCCGGAAGTGGAGGTAG
- a CDS encoding SiaB family protein kinase, protein MGVNLPPVSSMTGDCMLAKDMYSFRNYLQNTGIIFCYSGYVTDDILVGIGNAIKQKLTIDEEDSKTTRAVFSVFVEQVQNVIRYSAEIETTGDMTELRYGVITVGKKDDRVFITCGNIIKTEDKERLESNLVQIQGMDKKELKKLWKETLRSDPPEGSKGAGVGLIDIARRARKGFTFDFAEVNDVHSFFTLKAYI, encoded by the coding sequence ATGGGAGTAAATCTTCCTCCGGTCAGTTCCATGACAGGGGACTGCATGCTGGCTAAAGATATGTACAGTTTTCGTAATTATCTCCAGAACACAGGGATAATTTTTTGCTACAGCGGGTACGTTACAGATGATATTCTGGTGGGAATCGGCAACGCCATCAAGCAGAAGCTGACCATTGATGAGGAGGATTCCAAGACTACAAGGGCTGTGTTTTCTGTGTTTGTGGAGCAGGTCCAGAATGTGATCCGTTACTCCGCTGAAATTGAGACTACAGGAGATATGACCGAGCTTAGATACGGTGTTATCACAGTAGGTAAAAAGGATGATAGAGTGTTTATAACTTGCGGTAATATAATTAAAACCGAAGACAAGGAACGATTGGAGTCGAATCTCGTCCAGATTCAGGGCATGGATAAGAAGGAGCTCAAGAAGTTGTGGAAAGAGACTTTGCGCAGTGATCCTCCCGAGGGTAGCAAGGGGGCCGGTGTCGGGCTGATCGATATTGCGCGCCGGGCAAGGAAGGGATTTACTTTTGATTTTGCAGAAGTGAATGATGTTCATTCTTTTTTTACGCTCAAGGCGTATATTTAA
- a CDS encoding DUF1987 domain-containing protein: MENIKIEATERSPELDLNFKMNSFRIKGESYPEDVTEFYGGVLKTLESYFEELEGQTVNFGFELIYFNSSSAKVLMSLFDMLEEAAEEGNTVNVEWVYVSDDDNMEELGEEFGEDLEAANFIMKPVE, encoded by the coding sequence ATGGAAAATATCAAAATTGAAGCAACTGAACGGTCACCGGAACTGGATTTGAATTTTAAAATGAATTCTTTTCGGATAAAGGGAGAATCGTACCCTGAAGATGTGACCGAATTTTACGGCGGTGTCTTGAAAACTCTGGAAAGTTATTTTGAAGAGCTTGAAGGGCAGACGGTTAATTTTGGCTTTGAGTTGATTTATTTTAACAGCTCCAGTGCCAAGGTGCTTATGAGTCTGTTTGATATGCTTGAAGAAGCTGCCGAAGAAGGCAATACCGTCAATGTCGAATGGGTATATGTTTCGGATGACGATAATATGGAAGAGCTTGGTGAAGAATTCGGGGAAGATCTTGAAGCTGCAAATTTCATTATGAAACCGGTGGAGTGA
- a CDS encoding YhdT family protein has product MDKHPKDWRFAQANKEALLTLGAYALYFIWWYVCAYGMGSGDPEQYKYVFGLPEWFFYSCIVGYPLITILLWALVRFKFKDMPLDEELDEINEEKLS; this is encoded by the coding sequence ATGGACAAGCATCCCAAGGACTGGCGATTTGCGCAGGCCAACAAAGAAGCCCTGCTCACTTTGGGGGCCTACGCCCTTTACTTTATCTGGTGGTACGTCTGTGCTTACGGCATGGGCAGCGGCGACCCAGAACAGTATAAATATGTATTCGGACTACCTGAGTGGTTTTTCTACAGCTGTATTGTGGGATACCCGTTGATCACAATCCTGCTCTGGGCATTGGTTCGGTTTAAATTTAAAGATATGCCCCTTGATGAAGAACTAGACGAAATCAATGAGGAGAAGCTGTCATGA
- the phoU gene encoding phosphate signaling complex protein PhoU, giving the protein MDMHHPLKVYEEELADLQGLVLELGNLALDQLNKAIKTFEENDPEKAEAIIRRDEQVNDLEREVDKASLMIITKMEPKAEDLRYVLTASKIASDLERIADYAKSIAKKGKRGFAEEHTQHLGYVQHMGQELNAMLASILEAFKDLSVEKALDVWHSDSNVDALFKEGVSGMKNCVETEDLEGKGFISLLFTMRCLERVGDHITNIAEHIYFIKYAEFFGGKK; this is encoded by the coding sequence ATGGATATGCATCATCCCCTGAAAGTATACGAAGAGGAACTTGCCGACCTTCAAGGACTTGTCCTTGAGCTCGGAAATCTGGCCCTGGACCAGCTGAACAAGGCCATTAAAACTTTCGAGGAAAATGATCCCGAGAAAGCGGAAGCGATCATTAGAAGGGATGAACAGGTTAATGATCTGGAACGCGAAGTGGACAAAGCTTCGCTGATGATCATCACCAAGATGGAGCCTAAAGCCGAAGATCTGCGTTATGTGCTGACCGCAAGCAAGATCGCATCTGACCTTGAACGCATTGCCGACTACGCCAAAAGCATTGCCAAGAAAGGCAAACGCGGGTTTGCCGAAGAACACACACAACATCTGGGATATGTCCAGCACATGGGACAGGAACTGAATGCCATGCTCGCATCCATCCTTGAAGCATTCAAGGACCTGAGCGTGGAAAAGGCCCTCGATGTCTGGCACAGCGACAGCAACGTGGATGCCCTGTTCAAGGAAGGTGTATCCGGCATGAAAAATTGCGTGGAGACTGAAGACTTAGAGGGGAAGGGATTCATCTCCCTGCTCTTCACCATGCGCTGCCTTGAGCGTGTCGGCGACCACATCACCAACATTGCCGAGCATATCTATTTTATTAAATACGCTGAGTTTTTTGGCGGGAAGAAATAG
- the panF gene encoding sodium/pantothenate symporter, with amino-acid sequence MSNTMMTVIPVVIYLAMSFGVALWARKKAESTQSSKGFLEDYFIGGRSMGGMVLAMTIIASYTSASSFVGGPGVAYKLGLSWVLLAMIQVPTTFLTLGILGKRFAIMARRTDSVTITDFLRARYKSDAVVILCSVALIVFFMAAMLAQFIGGARLFQTVTGYPYIVGLVLFGVSVVLYTAIGGFRAVVLTDAIQGIVMVVAVVVILLAVINAGGGMENCIQSLKAIDPGLITPTGPKDAVPQPFVLSFWVLVGIGILGLPQTTQRCMGYRDSKAMHDAMIIGTLLIGFMILCAHLAGSLGRAILPDLPAGDLAMPSLIVELLSPVWAGIFIAGPLAAIMSTVDSMLLLVSAAIIKDLYIHYRLDGDASRMTLVSIKKMSLICTVVVGLMVFIAAIQPPDLLVWINLFAFGGLEAAFLCPIVIGLYWDKANATGAISSIIIGVGTFIVLTIMKPAMGGVHAIVPTTLASLTAFVLGSYAGLAKTGNGQTTA; translated from the coding sequence ATGAGCAACACCATGATGACCGTCATCCCGGTAGTGATCTATCTGGCAATGTCATTCGGCGTGGCTCTCTGGGCACGAAAAAAAGCCGAATCCACCCAATCCTCCAAGGGATTCCTCGAAGATTATTTCATCGGTGGCCGCTCCATGGGCGGCATGGTTCTGGCTATGACCATCATCGCCAGCTACACCAGTGCCAGTAGTTTTGTGGGCGGTCCCGGTGTGGCTTATAAGCTGGGCCTCAGCTGGGTACTGCTGGCCATGATTCAGGTCCCGACAACTTTCCTGACCCTCGGAATCCTCGGCAAACGGTTCGCCATCATGGCCCGCCGCACCGATTCGGTAACAATCACCGACTTCCTGCGCGCCCGCTACAAAAGTGACGCAGTGGTCATCCTCTGCTCCGTGGCCCTGATCGTGTTTTTCATGGCTGCAATGCTGGCCCAGTTTATCGGCGGAGCAAGACTTTTTCAGACCGTGACCGGATATCCTTATATTGTAGGGCTCGTACTTTTCGGGGTTAGCGTGGTCCTTTATACCGCCATCGGTGGATTCCGGGCGGTGGTGCTTACTGACGCCATTCAGGGCATTGTCATGGTTGTGGCTGTAGTGGTTATCCTGCTGGCGGTCATCAATGCCGGCGGAGGCATGGAGAACTGCATCCAATCCCTCAAAGCCATTGATCCCGGCCTGATCACCCCCACCGGACCAAAAGACGCAGTACCGCAACCCTTTGTTCTTTCATTCTGGGTGCTGGTCGGTATCGGCATTCTCGGGCTGCCCCAGACCACCCAGCGTTGTATGGGCTATCGCGATTCAAAAGCCATGCATGATGCCATGATCATCGGAACCCTACTTATCGGTTTCATGATCCTCTGCGCCCACCTTGCCGGAAGCCTCGGACGTGCGATCCTTCCCGATCTCCCTGCCGGAGACCTTGCCATGCCTTCGCTCATCGTAGAGCTGCTTTCCCCGGTCTGGGCCGGAATATTCATTGCCGGACCGCTGGCAGCCATCATGTCCACTGTAGATTCCATGCTGCTGCTGGTTTCTGCCGCTATTATCAAAGATCTCTATATCCATTACCGTCTGGATGGTGATGCCTCACGCATGACTCTGGTCAGCATCAAAAAAATGAGTCTGATCTGCACTGTGGTTGTAGGATTGATGGTTTTTATCGCAGCCATCCAGCCCCCGGACCTGCTGGTCTGGATCAACCTTTTCGCTTTCGGCGGACTTGAAGCAGCCTTCCTTTGCCCCATTGTCATCGGGCTGTACTGGGATAAAGCCAACGCCACCGGAGCCATATCATCCATTATCATCGGTGTGGGAACCTTCATCGTGCTGACCATCATGAAGCCTGCCATGGGCGGAGTACATGCCATTGTACCGACCACTCTGGCTTCCCTGACCGCTTTTGTGCTCGGCTCATATGCCGGGCTAGCCAAAACAGGGAACGGGCAGACGACCGCATAA
- a CDS encoding SpoIIE family protein phosphatase: MNSVDCHLIKKSLLIHEDECGDAGYVRQENRSCFFALIDGLGHGRPANIASNAARHYLESNDALELTEMMQGMHEALVGTRGAVAALCRLNLNTGRMDYIGVGNICTRVFGGIENFRFVPSDGVVGYHLPTLREKSVSLSPGDVVMLYSDGIKESFEEFECPGLLVGSAEDIAGRVFSNFYKGDDDGSCLVVRYG; this comes from the coding sequence TTGAATTCGGTTGACTGCCATTTGATAAAAAAAAGCCTGCTTATCCATGAGGATGAGTGCGGTGATGCCGGATATGTCCGACAGGAAAACCGGAGTTGTTTTTTTGCGTTGATTGACGGGTTGGGGCATGGCCGTCCGGCCAATATAGCTTCCAATGCGGCCAGACACTATCTTGAGAGCAACGATGCTCTTGAATTGACTGAAATGATGCAAGGGATGCATGAGGCATTGGTCGGTACGCGGGGAGCGGTTGCTGCCTTGTGCCGCTTGAATCTTAATACGGGGCGCATGGACTACATCGGTGTAGGCAATATTTGTACTAGGGTTTTTGGAGGCATTGAAAATTTTCGCTTTGTTCCGTCGGATGGAGTGGTTGGTTATCATCTGCCGACTCTGCGAGAAAAATCCGTTTCACTCAGTCCGGGGGATGTGGTCATGCTTTATTCGGACGGTATAAAGGAGAGTTTTGAGGAATTTGAGTGTCCGGGGCTGCTGGTCGGTTCTGCCGAAGATATTGCCGGGAGGGTTTTCAGCAATTTTTACAAGGGCGATGATGATGGTTCATGTCTTGTTGTGAGGTATGGGTGA
- a CDS encoding SpoIIE family protein phosphatase: protein MVELGVLEIADLPSFNESCRKVLRLGRELGFNSLEASKLATLFSEVVRPAVNWPVKLFFSLVEESYRIFIEVEFQFSRDAVIPPSLKSYFKVSSEECVEGKCFKFCRELALGSRIPDPEKLRSLREMLLLPSREELLRCLEKKNKDLERSEARVQEALSMVSSSIRYASRIQRSILPAKSFLESISSECFVLWEPRDVVGGDIYWARNWGEGALLILADCTGHGVPGAFMTLISSGALDISLNKVEAGDCGGLIQNMHCHIQEVLNQNSCSIDEGECSDDGLELGVCYLPGNRTQLTYAGAGFPLFISDEEGVRQLKGDRKGIGYRGIPADTVWTNKKVDIRDDMFFYMGSDGIFDQIGGPKGRGFGKKRFRALLESARSSPLSGHGNIIYDELLEYQGAEKRRDDVSAFGFKV, encoded by the coding sequence ATGGTTGAGCTTGGAGTTCTGGAAATAGCAGATCTGCCTTCTTTCAATGAATCGTGCCGCAAAGTTTTGCGTCTTGGTAGAGAACTCGGGTTTAATTCCCTTGAAGCGTCGAAGTTGGCTACTCTTTTTTCCGAAGTTGTGAGGCCCGCTGTAAACTGGCCTGTGAAATTATTTTTTTCGCTTGTTGAGGAGTCTTACCGGATTTTTATCGAGGTTGAATTTCAGTTTAGCCGTGATGCCGTAATTCCGCCATCTCTGAAATCTTATTTCAAGGTTTCTTCAGAGGAGTGTGTCGAAGGTAAATGTTTCAAGTTCTGCCGCGAGTTGGCGTTGGGAAGCAGGATTCCCGACCCAGAAAAACTAAGGTCTCTCCGGGAAATGCTCCTGCTTCCGTCGCGGGAGGAGTTGCTGCGTTGTCTTGAAAAGAAAAACAAGGATCTTGAACGGAGCGAAGCCCGTGTTCAGGAAGCTTTGTCCATGGTTTCAAGCAGCATCCGTTATGCCAGCCGTATTCAGCGTTCCATTTTGCCTGCAAAATCATTTCTTGAGAGTATTTCGTCTGAATGTTTTGTGCTTTGGGAACCGCGTGATGTGGTTGGCGGTGATATTTACTGGGCCCGCAATTGGGGAGAAGGAGCACTGCTCATCCTTGCCGATTGCACAGGACACGGGGTTCCGGGAGCCTTCATGACCCTGATTTCCAGTGGAGCTCTCGATATCAGCCTGAATAAAGTTGAAGCCGGGGATTGCGGTGGTTTGATTCAGAACATGCATTGCCACATACAAGAGGTCCTTAACCAGAACAGTTGTTCAATTGATGAGGGGGAGTGTTCGGATGACGGGCTGGAACTCGGCGTCTGCTATCTGCCCGGTAATAGGACTCAACTGACATATGCCGGGGCCGGTTTTCCTCTTTTCATCAGTGATGAGGAAGGAGTTAGGCAGCTTAAAGGAGACCGTAAGGGCATAGGTTATCGCGGTATTCCGGCGGATACAGTCTGGACAAACAAGAAGGTAGATATTCGTGATGACATGTTTTTTTATATGGGATCGGACGGCATTTTCGATCAGATAGGGGGGCCTAAAGGACGTGGATTCGGTAAGAAAAGATTTCGCGCTTTGCTGGAGTCCGCGCGTTCTTCGCCTCTGAGTGGTCACGGAAATATTATTTACGATGAGCTGCTTGAATATCAGGGGGCTGAAAAGCGGCGCGATGATGTTTCGGCTTTCGGGTTTAAGGTGTAA
- a CDS encoding HEAT repeat domain-containing protein produces MRLRSSFLFLALSLVMLGGCSKSFNVAPPAPSSVDYSAPAEEEVVFTLEDVRSGEDRQFSVGTITAYLDINNEVVFLKNHLEKELKMRGVHIGKDGAAAHPLNLEIRKYRIRNQRSSGFSPYFTFMTFSADLYEGDQKHRITSYFKNGKVPIWAFREVEHPCYNIPISLMVKEVASKVNRHVMKYVAPDAEVERLNREIQAEYDNDYVYMKVLELGYTNNPKAIVPLMELTKHDDTMVQSCAVSALGMLQAEEQLPFLIQYYREHENTQKFMALKAIGDMDTEASHVFMDSVRNSEDYKDEEMIKEVVDLYY; encoded by the coding sequence ATGAGGTTAAGAAGTTCATTTTTATTTCTCGCTCTGTCGCTTGTGATGCTCGGAGGTTGTTCGAAATCTTTTAATGTGGCTCCCCCTGCTCCGTCCAGCGTGGATTATTCAGCTCCTGCTGAAGAGGAAGTTGTTTTTACTCTTGAAGATGTGCGTAGTGGAGAAGACAGACAGTTCTCAGTAGGCACCATTACTGCCTATCTTGATATTAATAATGAAGTCGTGTTCTTGAAAAATCACCTTGAAAAAGAGTTGAAGATGCGTGGTGTTCATATTGGAAAGGACGGTGCGGCAGCACATCCTTTAAATCTTGAGATTCGCAAATACCGTATCCGAAACCAACGCAGCAGTGGATTTTCGCCGTATTTTACCTTTATGACTTTCAGTGCTGATTTATATGAGGGAGATCAGAAGCATCGTATTACAAGCTATTTTAAAAACGGAAAGGTTCCCATCTGGGCTTTCCGGGAAGTAGAGCACCCCTGCTACAATATTCCGATCAGCCTGATGGTCAAAGAGGTCGCCTCCAAGGTCAACAGACATGTGATGAAATACGTTGCTCCTGATGCGGAAGTCGAACGTCTTAACCGTGAAATTCAGGCAGAATATGACAATGATTATGTTTACATGAAGGTGCTTGAGCTTGGTTACACCAACAACCCGAAAGCTATTGTTCCTTTAATGGAGCTTACTAAACACGATGACACCATGGTTCAGTCTTGCGCGGTAAGTGCTTTGGGCATGTTGCAGGCAGAGGAACAATTACCGTTCCTGATTCAGTATTACCGCGAACACGAGAACACCCAGAAATTTATGGCTCTCAAGGCCATCGGGGATATGGACACTGAAGCTTCGCATGTTTTCATGGATTCGGTTAGGAATTCAGAAGATTATAAGGATGAGGAAATGATCAAGGAAGTGGTTGATCTTTATTATTAA
- a CDS encoding STAS domain-containing protein produces MRDFHEIQIVDGCLIAPVPAELEESVLEGFRRNVLEQVCSRSVKRVLMDVSSREILDSSGYTAITDCARMIGLLGAEVVFVGFQPGVVSALIDLDVDMDGLTCACTMEDGLSLFRAMDVPDDPEDDGDGEQDMDSEELFESTESGEDEDFK; encoded by the coding sequence ATGCGTGATTTTCATGAGATACAGATCGTTGACGGCTGTCTCATTGCTCCCGTGCCTGCGGAGCTTGAGGAGTCTGTTCTGGAAGGTTTCAGGCGTAATGTTCTGGAACAGGTTTGTTCACGGTCTGTGAAAAGAGTGCTTATGGATGTCTCCAGCAGGGAGATTTTGGATAGCAGTGGATATACAGCAATTACCGATTGCGCGCGGATGATTGGATTGCTCGGGGCTGAGGTTGTTTTTGTGGGCTTCCAACCGGGTGTAGTTTCGGCTTTGATTGATCTTGATGTGGATATGGATGGGCTGACCTGCGCCTGTACAATGGAAGATGGGCTTAGTTTGTTTCGGGCCATGGATGTTCCTGATGATCCGGAAGACGATGGCGATGGTGAACAGGATATGGATTCTGAAGAACTGTTTGAATCGACTGAAAGCGGAGAGGATGAGGATTTTAAATGA
- a CDS encoding DUF4831 family protein: protein MFKKTLFVISFLLLLAGCTTTTVNVYPVKTLVNDGDLVKKMAEDKSQGFFYSLPKTVLNVAVTVQKIDRKPGAFWANRTEIIKECDKYIGKFKGVESNIDVINNCMGLKALLTYKKAVQKPNVDYKVSDISIVTSVEPDTENQFYVEVDDDSFTANSLKMTLAEYGMISDAAMTTTDKSLDYAVAGLKATASIAGSFFGLGSVAKSGGLSGYSLIFRQALAEYKKYNAELTEYGKFLTFSKAQQAVISKEMYGIAKANYIARINEYKSSFIGSETKTSKTFTVKFSPGSLASDGMEHIDLFDYYDSGIVYSSDKRLRFDKKVYQAAPSSAEGVTHVALKVDPALDGSVDKLKDLSSALCVLAGKDKTCNPSTANLCSSPPCGLAYRIPGMALVSISANDNILKSEELMIAQRGLVAFLPRTVTGSQSGLAATYYGESGALKTVSVDKAVPEASSISGLGEAASVVGTFGETKKLQSESAKATAKASIAQAKYNEAKAKDDLRNLEESFSAGTGEEE from the coding sequence ATGTTTAAAAAAACGCTATTTGTAATTAGTTTCCTGTTGCTTTTAGCTGGGTGTACCACGACTACAGTCAATGTCTATCCTGTTAAGACTCTTGTAAATGATGGTGATTTAGTAAAGAAAATGGCTGAAGATAAATCGCAGGGTTTTTTTTATTCATTGCCTAAAACGGTGTTGAATGTTGCTGTCACTGTACAGAAGATTGATAGGAAACCGGGAGCCTTCTGGGCTAACCGAACTGAAATAATAAAAGAATGTGACAAGTATATAGGCAAATTTAAAGGTGTGGAATCAAATATAGATGTTATAAATAATTGCATGGGTTTAAAAGCTCTTTTGACTTATAAAAAAGCCGTGCAGAAGCCGAATGTCGATTATAAAGTATCAGATATATCGATTGTTACCTCAGTGGAGCCGGATACTGAAAATCAGTTTTATGTGGAGGTTGATGATGATTCCTTCACTGCAAATAGTTTAAAGATGACTCTTGCCGAGTACGGCATGATTTCAGATGCGGCAATGACAACTACTGATAAAAGTCTTGATTATGCTGTTGCCGGACTCAAAGCCACAGCATCCATTGCAGGCAGTTTTTTCGGTCTGGGAAGTGTGGCAAAATCCGGAGGGTTAAGCGGGTATTCATTGATTTTCAGACAAGCCCTTGCAGAGTACAAGAAGTACAACGCTGAATTGACGGAATATGGAAAATTTTTGACTTTTTCTAAGGCCCAGCAGGCAGTCATCAGTAAAGAAATGTATGGCATTGCCAAGGCAAATTATATAGCGCGTATTAATGAGTATAAATCCTCTTTTATTGGCAGTGAGACTAAAACTTCTAAAACATTTACTGTTAAGTTCAGTCCAGGGTCTCTTGCCAGTGACGGTATGGAACATATTGACCTGTTTGATTATTACGATAGTGGAATTGTGTATTCTAGTGATAAACGGCTTAGGTTTGATAAAAAAGTATATCAGGCAGCACCCAGCAGTGCAGAGGGCGTAACGCATGTAGCTTTGAAGGTAGATCCGGCCTTGGATGGAAGCGTGGATAAGTTGAAGGATCTGTCCTCGGCATTATGTGTTCTGGCAGGCAAGGACAAAACCTGTAACCCCAGCACTGCAAATCTGTGCTCATCGCCTCCATGCGGTTTGGCTTACCGTATTCCGGGCATGGCACTTGTCTCTATCTCCGCCAATGACAATATTTTAAAAAGTGAAGAGTTAATGATTGCCCAGCGTGGGCTGGTCGCATTTCTGCCCCGCACCGTAACTGGTTCTCAGTCCGGATTGGCAGCAACATACTATGGCGAAAGCGGTGCTCTTAAAACCGTGAGTGTTGATAAGGCTGTCCCCGAAGCTTCTTCGATTTCAGGGCTTGGAGAAGCAGCATCAGTTGTCGGAACATTCGGTGAAACTAAAAAACTACAGAGTGAGTCCGCAAAAGCAACGGCCAAAGCAAGTATAGCCCAAGCCAAATATAATGAAGCAAAAGCCAAAGATGATCTGCGGAACCTAGAAGAGTCGTTCAGCGCAGGGACGGGTGAAGAAGAATAG